From the Rhea pennata isolate bPtePen1 chromosome 1, bPtePen1.pri, whole genome shotgun sequence genome, the window GCCAGCTTCTTCtgacatatacacacacatacacacacacgcacacacacgcggCACTTTTCCCACCGTCTGATTAACCACCCTGCACACACGCAGTGATTACTACAagcaaacataaataaatacgGAGAGGTTTTATTATTTGGACTACTGCAAGCCTCGCTGTGTCTCGGttcaacttttgtttttattgctgctgGGGAAGGTGCAGCTCTCGATGCTTTCCTCTCACTCACGGaccctttaaaaaaagggggaggaaaaacatCGCCCCCTCCAgtcccccgccccccccccccccccgccacacACACTTCAAGACGGCTGATCtaaaaaagcaggaagagagcatctgaggagcagcagccacagcgCATTTGGAAAGCCATTTGTTACATTTCAGAGTGCAGCAGCCCGTTTCTCCTCTGAAGTTGGCTCCAGCTTTAGCAGCCGCATTGGATCCCACAGCGTATTGCGAGACTCCGGTATACAACCCGGATCTCTGCCCCAACATGATCGCGGCCCAGGCCAAGCTGGTGTATCATCTGAATAAATACTACAACGAGAAATGCCAAGCCAGGAAAGCTGCCATCGCTAAAACGATCCGCGAAGTCTGCAAAGTGGTGTCGGACGTGCTGAAGGAGGTGGAGGTGCAGGAGCCGCGTTTCATCAGTTCCTTGAACGAGATGGACAACCGCTACGAGGGGCTGGAAGTCATCTCCCCCACGGAGTTTGAAGTGGTGCTTTATCTGAACCAAATGGGGGTTTTCAACTTCGTGGACGACGGCTCTTTGCCGGGCTGCGCGGTGCTAAAGTTAAGCGATGGGCGCAAGAGGAGTATGTCCCTCTGGGTGGAGTTCATCACGGCGTCTGGCTACCTCTCCGCTCGCAAAATCCGCTCCAGGTTTCAGACTCTGGTGGCTCAAGCCGTGGATAAATGTAGTTACAGAGATGTGGTAAAGATGGTAGCAGACACCAGCGAAGTGAAGCTGAGAATCAGGGATAGATACGTAGTGCAGATCACTCCGGCGTTCAAATGCACGGGGATCTGGCCAAGGAGTGCTGCCCACTGGCCGCTTCCCCACATCCCCTGGCCGGGACCCAACCGGGTGGCCGAGGTCAAGGCGGAGGGCTTCAACCTCCTGTCCAAGGAGTGCCACTCGCTGGCCGGCAAGCAGAGCTCAGCCGAGAGCGATGCCTGGGTGCTGCAGTTCGCCGAAGCCGAGAACAGACTGCAGATGGGCGGCTGCAGGAAGAAATGCCTCTCCATCCTCAAAACCTTACGGGACCGGCACCTGGAGCTGCCGGGCCAGCCCCTCAACAACTATCACATGAAGACTCTGGTTTCATACGAATGCGAAAAGCACCCCCGAGAATCGGACTGGGACGAGTCCTGCTTGGGGGACCGGCTCAACGGGATTTTACTGCAGCTCATCTCCTGCCTTCAGTGCAGGAGATGCCCACATTACTTCTTGCCCAACTTAGACCTGTTTCAGGGCAAACCTCATTCGGCCCTGGAAAACGCGGCCAAACAAACGTGGCGACTGGCTAGGGAAATACTCACCAACCCGAAAAGTTTGGAGAAACTTTAGAGGGTAATAAAAAACGGGCCTAACCGGTACATCTGCTTATGTCCTGATGAAATTTAAGCTTCCTGTTCGAAAAGTCAAATATTTCCACTTGACACTGCAAAtaatattctcttttaaaaaggaatatagCTTAGGCtcttcacaaaga encodes:
- the MAB21L1 gene encoding putative nucleotidyltransferase MAB21L1; protein product: MIAAQAKLVYHLNKYYNEKCQARKAAIAKTIREVCKVVSDVLKEVEVQEPRFISSLNEMDNRYEGLEVISPTEFEVVLYLNQMGVFNFVDDGSLPGCAVLKLSDGRKRSMSLWVEFITASGYLSARKIRSRFQTLVAQAVDKCSYRDVVKMVADTSEVKLRIRDRYVVQITPAFKCTGIWPRSAAHWPLPHIPWPGPNRVAEVKAEGFNLLSKECHSLAGKQSSAESDAWVLQFAEAENRLQMGGCRKKCLSILKTLRDRHLELPGQPLNNYHMKTLVSYECEKHPRESDWDESCLGDRLNGILLQLISCLQCRRCPHYFLPNLDLFQGKPHSALENAAKQTWRLAREILTNPKSLEKL